The Methylobacterium currus genome contains a region encoding:
- a CDS encoding response regulator produces the protein MTKTVLIVEDNELNMKLFNDLLEAHGYATLKTANGIEAIELARRHRPDLILMDIQLPEVSGLEVTKWLKEDDELKSIPVIAITAFAMKGDEERIREGGCEAYLSKPISVAKFLATVRTYVGDERQS, from the coding sequence ATGACGAAGACGGTGCTCATCGTCGAGGATAACGAGCTGAACATGAAGCTTTTCAACGACTTGTTGGAAGCTCACGGCTACGCGACCCTCAAGACGGCCAACGGGATCGAGGCGATCGAGCTGGCGCGCCGGCATCGGCCTGACCTGATCCTGATGGACATTCAGCTCCCCGAGGTGTCGGGCCTCGAGGTCACTAAATGGCTCAAGGAGGACGACGAGCTCAAGAGCATCCCGGTGATCGCCATCACGGCCTTCGCCATGAAGGGTGACGAGGAGCGCATCCGCGAGGGAGGCTGCGAGGCCTACCTGTCCAAGCCCATCTCGGTCGCGAAGTTCCTCGCGACGGTCCGCACCTATGTCGGCGACGAGCGCCAGAGCTGA
- a CDS encoding PleD family two-component system response regulator: protein MSARVLIVDDLFPNIKLLETKLTVEYFDVVSAMNGPDALAVCEKGLCDIVLLDVMMPGMDGFEVCRRIKSTPSMAHLPVVMVTALDQPSDRLRGLDAGADDFLTKPIDDTALMARVRSLVRLKAVTDELRSRAMASRVGDPLAAATAETGHNANVLVVEDRPSSAERLAAALGQYHCVETVASPQEALQRAKAGDYDVVLVSLDLEGHDGLRLCSQLRSLDRTRTVPVVMMADPHDRARIMRGLDLGVHDYLVRPIDRNELVARVRTQVKRKRFSHSLRESVQASMDLAVTDGLTGLHNRRYLDSYLGGLFAEPSLRDRSVALLILDIDRFKSINDRFGHDAGDEVLKEFANRIRAQTRGIDVVARFGGEEIVVVVPDTGLDAARQVAERIRERIEAAAFLVQRGTGAIDVTVSIGVAARQPEDADPAQILKRADLALYQAKQAGRNRVVAAVAA, encoded by the coding sequence ATGTCGGCACGTGTTCTCATCGTCGACGATCTCTTTCCGAACATCAAATTGCTCGAGACGAAATTGACCGTCGAGTATTTCGACGTCGTCTCGGCGATGAACGGGCCCGATGCGCTCGCGGTGTGTGAGAAGGGATTGTGCGACATCGTGCTGCTCGACGTGATGATGCCGGGCATGGACGGGTTCGAGGTGTGCCGGCGGATCAAGTCGACGCCGTCCATGGCGCATCTGCCGGTGGTGATGGTGACGGCCCTCGACCAGCCGAGCGACCGCCTGCGCGGGCTCGATGCCGGCGCCGACGATTTTCTCACCAAGCCGATCGACGACACCGCCCTGATGGCCCGGGTGCGCAGCCTGGTGCGGCTGAAGGCGGTGACCGACGAGCTGCGCAGCCGCGCCATGGCGTCGCGGGTCGGCGATCCGCTGGCGGCGGCCACCGCCGAGACCGGGCACAACGCCAACGTGCTGGTCGTCGAGGATCGCCCCTCCTCCGCCGAGCGCCTCGCGGCGGCGCTCGGCCAGTACCATTGCGTCGAGACGGTGGCCTCGCCGCAGGAGGCGCTGCAGCGGGCCAAGGCCGGCGATTACGACGTGGTGCTGGTGAGCCTCGACCTCGAGGGCCATGACGGCCTGCGCCTGTGCAGCCAGCTCCGCTCCCTCGACCGCACCCGCACGGTGCCGGTCGTCATGATGGCGGATCCGCATGACCGGGCGCGAATCATGCGCGGCCTCGATCTCGGCGTGCACGATTACCTGGTCCGCCCGATCGACCGCAACGAACTCGTGGCCCGGGTCCGCACCCAGGTGAAGCGCAAGCGCTTCTCGCACTCGCTGCGCGAATCGGTGCAGGCCTCGATGGACCTCGCGGTGACCGACGGGCTCACCGGCCTGCACAACCGGCGCTACCTCGACAGCTATCTCGGCGGCTTGTTCGCCGAGCCGTCCTTGCGCGATCGGTCGGTGGCCCTGCTGATCCTCGACATCGACCGCTTCAAGTCGATCAACGACCGTTTCGGCCACGATGCCGGCGACGAGGTGCTGAAGGAATTCGCCAACCGCATCCGGGCCCAGACCCGCGGCATCGACGTGGTGGCGCGCTTCGGCGGCGAGGAGATCGTGGTGGTGGTGCCCGATACCGGGCTCGATGCCGCCCGCCAGGTCGCCGAGCGCATCCGCGAGCGGATCGAGGCGGCGGCGTTCCTGGTCCAGCGCGGCACCGGCGCCATCGACGTCACGGTTTCGATCGGCGTCGCCGCCCGCCAGCCGGAGGATGCCGACCCGGCCCAGATCCTCAAGCGCGCCGACCTCGCGCTCTACCAGGCCAAGCAGGCCGGCCGGAACCGGGTGGTGGCCGCCGTCGCGGCGTGA
- a CDS encoding NAD(P)H-hydrate dehydratase: MAGTELLTTDEMRRADAAAIQAGTPGLTLMRRAGAAVAERARALAGDGKGLGKILVLCGPGNNGGDGFVAATRLAEAGVAVEVALLGTVAALTGDAAAAASEWKGPVADAAAAEPAGFALVIDALFGAGLSRPLEGDAAALVGRVNGAGVPVLAVDVPSGLDGDTGASAGPVVSATETVTFVRRKPGHLLLPGRRLCGPVTVAGIGIPDAIVAGIRPKAHVNGPDLWGAAFPRLAGDSHKYTRGHAVVLSGPAHRTGAARLAARGAVRIGAGLVTVLSPTPALPENAAQLTAIMLRPCDGADDLDDALTDERLNVIVAGPGLGTGAPTRDLVRVATEAGRGLVLDADALTSFSGKADELAEMIATGGGQAVATPHEGEFARLFKGVAAVPMEGSKLARARAAAAHLGAVVVLKGADTVIAAPDGRAAINPNGTPWLGTAGSGDVLCGFIGGLLAQGMAPAEAAAAAVWLHAAAARRHGPGLISEDLPEMMPGVLGEVLAGLAAA, translated from the coding sequence ATGGCCGGGACCGAGTTGCTCACCACCGACGAGATGCGGCGGGCGGATGCCGCGGCGATCCAAGCCGGAACGCCGGGCCTGACGCTGATGCGCCGCGCCGGCGCGGCCGTGGCGGAGCGCGCCCGGGCGCTCGCCGGTGACGGCAAGGGCCTCGGCAAAATCCTGGTCCTGTGCGGGCCGGGCAACAACGGCGGCGACGGGTTCGTCGCCGCGACGCGGCTGGCCGAGGCGGGGGTCGCGGTCGAGGTGGCGCTGCTCGGCACGGTCGCGGCTTTGACGGGAGACGCCGCCGCGGCGGCGTCCGAATGGAAGGGCCCGGTGGCTGACGCCGCCGCGGCCGAGCCGGCGGGCTTCGCCCTGGTGATCGACGCGCTGTTCGGGGCGGGCCTGTCCCGCCCGCTCGAGGGCGACGCTGCGGCGCTCGTCGGGCGGGTCAACGGGGCGGGCGTGCCGGTGCTGGCGGTCGACGTGCCCTCGGGCCTCGATGGCGATACCGGAGCCTCCGCCGGTCCGGTCGTCTCCGCCACCGAGACCGTCACCTTCGTCCGGCGCAAGCCCGGCCACCTGCTCCTGCCCGGCCGGCGCCTGTGCGGCCCGGTGACGGTCGCCGGGATCGGCATCCCGGACGCCATCGTGGCGGGGATCAGGCCGAAGGCCCACGTCAACGGCCCGGACCTCTGGGGCGCCGCCTTCCCGCGCCTGGCGGGGGACAGCCACAAATATACCCGCGGCCACGCGGTGGTGCTGTCGGGGCCCGCTCACCGCACCGGCGCGGCGCGGCTCGCCGCCCGCGGCGCCGTGCGGATCGGCGCCGGCCTCGTCACCGTGCTGTCCCCGACCCCGGCTTTGCCCGAGAACGCCGCCCAGCTCACTGCGATCATGCTGCGCCCCTGCGACGGCGCCGACGACCTCGACGACGCGCTCACCGACGAGCGCCTCAACGTGATCGTCGCCGGCCCGGGCCTCGGCACCGGCGCCCCGACCCGCGACCTCGTGCGGGTCGCGACGGAAGCCGGTCGCGGCCTCGTCCTCGACGCGGACGCCCTGACGAGCTTTTCCGGTAAGGCCGACGAGCTCGCGGAGATGATCGCGACGGGCGGGGGCCAGGCGGTCGCGACCCCGCACGAGGGCGAGTTCGCGCGCCTGTTCAAGGGCGTGGCGGCGGTGCCGATGGAGGGCTCGAAGCTCGCTCGGGCGCGGGCGGCCGCGGCCCATCTCGGCGCCGTCGTGGTGCTGAAAGGGGCCGACACGGTGATCGCCGCACCGGACGGCCGCGCCGCCATCAACCCCAACGGCACGCCCTGGCTCGGCACCGCCGGCAGCGGCGACGTGCTGTGCGGCTTCATCGGCGGCCTGCTCGCCCAGGGCATGGCGCCCGCCGAGGCCGCCGCCGCCGCGGTCTGGCTCCACGCCGCGGCCGCGCGCCGGCACGGGCCGGGGCTGATCTCGGAGGACCTGCCGGAGATGATGCCGGGGGTGCTGGGGGAGGTTTTGGCGGGGCTCGCAGCGGCGTGA
- a CDS encoding P-II family nitrogen regulator has product MKKIEAIIKPFKLDEVKEALQEVGLQGITVIEAKGFGRQKGHTELYRGAEYVVDFLPKVKLEIVLPDTLVDGAVEAIRKSAQTGRIGDGKIFVSSIEEAIRIRTGETGSDAI; this is encoded by the coding sequence ATGAAGAAGATCGAAGCGATCATCAAGCCCTTCAAGCTCGACGAGGTGAAGGAGGCCCTGCAGGAGGTCGGCCTCCAGGGCATCACGGTGATCGAGGCCAAGGGCTTCGGCCGCCAGAAGGGCCATACGGAGCTCTACCGGGGCGCCGAGTACGTGGTCGACTTCCTGCCCAAGGTGAAGCTCGAGATCGTGCTCCCCGACACGCTGGTGGACGGCGCCGTCGAGGCGATCCGCAAGTCGGCCCAGACCGGCCGCATCGGGGACGGCAAGATCTTCGTCTCCTCGATCGAGGAAGCGATCCGTATCCGCACGGGCGAGACCGGCTCGGACGCGATCTGA
- the glnA gene encoding type I glutamate--ammonia ligase yields MSKTATDVLKEIKENDVKYVDFRFTDPRGKWQHVTFDVSLVDEDIFAEGTMFDGSSIAGWKAINESDMLLMPDPATACMDPFFSASTMSIVCDVLEPATGEPYGRDPRGIAKKAEAFVKASGIGDTIFVGPEAEFFVFDDVRFSADPYHTGFKLDSVELPINGQTEYEGGNLGHRVQIKGGYFPVPPQDSAQDMRGEMLAAMQSMGVKVEKHHHEVASAQHELGMKFDTLTLMADHMQIYKYCIHNVAQSYGKTATFMPKPVYGDNGSGMHVHQSIWKEGKPVFAGNKYADLSQECLWYIGGIIKHAKALNAFTNPSTNSYKRLVPGYEAPVLLAYSARNRSASCRIPWTTSPKAKRVEVRFPDPMANPYLAFAAMLMAGVDGIVNKIDPGPAMDKDLYDLPPAELKEIPTVCGSLREALNSLDADREFLKAGGVFNDDFINSFIELKMTEVMRYEMTPHPIEFVNYYSL; encoded by the coding sequence ATGTCTAAGACCGCGACGGACGTCCTCAAGGAAATCAAGGAAAACGACGTCAAGTACGTCGATTTCCGCTTCACCGATCCGCGGGGCAAGTGGCAGCACGTCACCTTCGACGTGTCGCTGGTCGACGAGGACATCTTCGCCGAAGGCACGATGTTCGACGGCTCGTCGATCGCCGGCTGGAAGGCGATCAACGAATCCGACATGCTGCTGATGCCGGACCCGGCGACGGCCTGCATGGACCCGTTCTTCTCGGCCTCGACCATGTCGATCGTCTGCGACGTGCTCGAGCCCGCGACCGGCGAGCCCTACGGCCGCGACCCCCGCGGCATCGCCAAGAAGGCCGAGGCCTTCGTGAAGGCCAGCGGCATCGGCGACACCATCTTCGTCGGCCCCGAGGCCGAGTTCTTCGTCTTCGACGACGTGCGCTTCTCCGCCGACCCGTACCATACCGGCTTCAAGCTCGATTCGGTCGAGCTGCCGATCAACGGCCAGACCGAGTACGAGGGCGGCAACCTCGGCCACCGCGTCCAGATCAAGGGCGGCTACTTCCCGGTCCCGCCGCAGGATTCGGCCCAGGACATGCGCGGCGAGATGCTGGCCGCCATGCAGTCGATGGGCGTCAAGGTCGAGAAGCACCATCACGAGGTCGCCTCGGCCCAGCACGAGCTGGGCATGAAGTTCGACACGCTGACCCTGATGGCCGACCATATGCAGATCTACAAGTACTGCATTCACAACGTCGCCCAGAGCTACGGCAAGACCGCGACCTTCATGCCGAAGCCGGTCTACGGCGACAACGGCTCAGGGATGCACGTCCACCAGTCGATCTGGAAGGAAGGCAAGCCGGTCTTCGCCGGCAACAAGTACGCCGACCTGTCCCAGGAATGCCTGTGGTACATCGGCGGCATCATCAAGCACGCCAAGGCGCTCAACGCCTTCACCAACCCGTCGACCAACTCCTACAAGCGGCTGGTCCCGGGCTACGAGGCGCCGGTGCTGCTGGCCTATTCGGCCCGCAACCGCTCGGCCTCGTGCCGGATTCCGTGGACGACCTCGCCGAAGGCCAAGCGCGTCGAGGTCCGCTTCCCCGACCCGATGGCGAACCCCTACCTCGCCTTCGCCGCCATGCTGATGGCCGGCGTCGACGGCATCGTGAACAAGATCGATCCCGGTCCGGCCATGGACAAGGACCTCTACGACCTGCCCCCGGCGGAGCTCAAGGAGATCCCGACCGTGTGCGGCTCGCTCCGTGAGGCCCTCAACAGCCTCGACGCCGACCGCGAGTTCCTCAAGGCCGGCGGCGTGTTCAACGACGACTTCATCAATTCGTTCATCGAGCTGAAGATGACCGAGGTGATGCGGTACGAGATGACCCCGCATCCGATCGAGTTCGTGAACTACTACTCGCTCTGA
- a CDS encoding FAD-binding oxidoreductase, whose translation MIKTFAARSSTALSRRRLFQSGAVLAGAALGSRVPGAAARDCPPPPRGLDALARDLRKLGSRLILPGEPGFLVAAWPNNGRWADVLPRAIAMCTSDEAVCRCIDWTRQEHQPFAVRCGGHNYAGFSTTCGLLIDVKPMSGITFDPKTGLVTIGAGANNQDMADAFRATGLAVPSGRCPTVGISGLVLGGGWGFSATRNGLTCDALRATDAVTADGTLHRGITGSGADEPLFWAARGGGGGNFAVHTSFTFEPHEVGNVTVFNIIWPAEHQVELMLDLQEIQLKNPALISTRSKLAPLAAGKVTRGELRVQTLGQFFGPPDQLKGLLERPLRRATPVVAEINAMNYWSARDYLVTDDPEGLYDIRSSYVAGQLGGDAINRMIDWMEKWPGGSLRQDNMGILFAAGGQVKKVGPTDTAYFHRECDFILEMEASWSPLDTPDTVTRQLAWLTEYFQDMRRFVTPQSYVNFPSRDLPNWLNAYYGGNVGTLCEVKRRYDPDNVFNFPQSIPLTPPT comes from the coding sequence ATGATCAAGACTTTCGCCGCGCGGAGTTCCACCGCCCTCAGCCGGCGCCGGCTGTTCCAGTCGGGCGCCGTCCTGGCCGGGGCCGCCCTCGGCAGCCGGGTTCCCGGCGCAGCGGCACGGGACTGCCCGCCGCCGCCGCGGGGACTCGACGCCCTGGCGCGCGACCTGCGCAAGCTGGGCAGCCGGCTGATCCTCCCGGGGGAGCCGGGCTTCCTGGTCGCCGCCTGGCCGAATAACGGCCGCTGGGCCGACGTGCTGCCGCGGGCGATCGCGATGTGCACGAGCGACGAGGCTGTGTGCCGCTGCATCGACTGGACGCGCCAGGAGCACCAGCCCTTCGCGGTCCGCTGCGGCGGGCATAATTACGCGGGCTTCTCGACCACCTGCGGCCTGCTCATCGACGTGAAGCCGATGAGCGGCATCACCTTCGACCCGAAGACCGGTCTCGTGACGATCGGGGCCGGCGCCAACAACCAGGACATGGCCGACGCCTTCCGGGCCACCGGCCTCGCCGTCCCCTCGGGCCGCTGCCCGACGGTGGGCATCAGCGGGCTGGTGCTCGGCGGCGGCTGGGGCTTCTCGGCGACGCGCAACGGCCTGACCTGCGACGCCCTGCGGGCGACGGATGCGGTGACGGCGGACGGCACGCTGCACCGCGGCATCACCGGGTCCGGCGCGGACGAGCCGCTGTTCTGGGCCGCGCGGGGCGGTGGCGGCGGCAACTTCGCGGTGCACACCTCGTTCACCTTCGAGCCGCACGAGGTCGGCAACGTGACGGTGTTCAACATTATCTGGCCGGCCGAGCATCAGGTCGAGCTGATGCTGGACCTGCAGGAGATCCAGCTCAAGAACCCGGCACTGATCTCGACCCGCAGCAAGCTCGCGCCGCTGGCGGCCGGCAAGGTCACGCGCGGCGAGCTGCGGGTGCAGACCCTCGGCCAGTTCTTCGGCCCGCCGGACCAGCTCAAGGGCCTCCTGGAGCGTCCCCTCAGACGGGCGACGCCGGTCGTCGCCGAGATCAACGCCATGAACTACTGGAGCGCCCGGGACTACCTCGTCACCGACGATCCGGAAGGCCTCTACGACATCCGCTCGAGCTACGTCGCCGGCCAGCTCGGCGGCGACGCGATCAACAGGATGATCGACTGGATGGAGAAGTGGCCCGGCGGCTCGCTGCGGCAGGACAATATGGGCATCCTGTTCGCCGCCGGCGGCCAGGTGAAGAAGGTGGGTCCGACCGACACGGCCTATTTCCACCGCGAGTGCGACTTCATCCTGGAGATGGAGGCGTCGTGGAGCCCGCTCGACACGCCCGACACGGTCACCCGGCAGCTGGCCTGGCTCACCGAATACTTCCAGGATATGCGACGCTTCGTGACGCCGCAATCCTATGTCAACTTCCCGAGCCGTGACCTGCCGAACTGGCTCAACGCTTATTACGGCGGCAATGTCGGTACGCTCTGCGAGGTGAAGCGCCGGTACGACCCGGACAACGTGTTCAACTTCCCGCAGAGCATTCCGCTCACGCCGCCGACCTGA
- the rnr gene encoding ribonuclease R, giving the protein MAKRIHPKGLHPKPAHAVLPTREAVLAFIEDSPQKVGKREIAQAFGIKGADKIELKRLLKEMQEDGAIEKDRAGLRKAGRLPPVVVADIDTRRDRDGELVARPAQWDPEAGPAPLITVLMPRGRRADGPAPGTGDRALLKIEPDGDAPGRYLGRVIKVIGRNKAETLGVFRALPTGGGRIVPVDKKAQGREIAVPPGGEGDALDGDLVTVTLGREDRFGLTQGRVKDRLGSVGSEKAVSLIALHAHGIPHVFPREVLAEADSAREVGLEGREDWRDRPLVTIDPPDAKDHDDAVMAVPDPDPANPGGFVVTVAIADVAAYVRPGTALDREALVRGNSVYFPDRVVPMLPERISNDLCSLRPGQDRPALAVRMTVTAEGRKVRHSFHRVMMRSSAKLAYAQAQAAIDGRPDEITSPILEPVLRPLWAAYRALAAARDARGPLALDLPERKVILNPEGGVDRVIVPERLEAHRLIEEFMIQANVAAAETLEAKGQPLIYRVHDEPSLEKMRALGEVMASIGLKLPKEANLRPALFNRILGMVEGSEHKLFLNEVVLRSQAQAVYAADNAGHFGLALRRYAHFTSPIRRYADLIVHRALIRALRLGSDGLPPDMESGDLAEIGQQISAAERRAMAAERETIDRLIAHHLADRVGATFSGQVSGVTRSGLFIKLDETGADGFVPISTLGADYFRHEEGRHALVGERTRQTFRLGDKVEVQLMEAAPVAGALRFEIAGGGRAGAPAPARGGPRKGRPAPANRDSLTKRRGRRA; this is encoded by the coding sequence TTGGCCAAGAGAATTCATCCCAAGGGACTTCACCCGAAGCCGGCGCATGCCGTCCTGCCCACCCGCGAGGCCGTGCTCGCCTTCATCGAGGACTCGCCCCAAAAGGTCGGCAAGCGCGAGATCGCCCAGGCCTTCGGCATCAAAGGCGCGGACAAGATCGAGCTGAAGCGCCTGCTCAAGGAGATGCAGGAGGACGGCGCGATCGAGAAGGACCGCGCCGGCCTGCGCAAGGCCGGCCGGTTGCCGCCGGTCGTCGTCGCCGACATCGATACCCGCCGCGACCGCGACGGCGAGCTGGTCGCACGGCCGGCGCAATGGGATCCGGAGGCCGGGCCCGCCCCCCTCATCACCGTGCTGATGCCGCGCGGGCGCCGCGCCGACGGGCCGGCCCCCGGCACCGGCGACCGGGCGCTCCTGAAGATCGAGCCCGACGGCGACGCGCCCGGGCGCTATCTCGGCCGGGTCATCAAGGTGATCGGCCGCAACAAGGCCGAGACGCTCGGCGTGTTCCGGGCGCTCCCGACCGGGGGCGGGCGGATCGTGCCCGTCGACAAGAAGGCGCAGGGGCGCGAGATCGCGGTGCCGCCGGGCGGGGAGGGCGATGCCCTCGACGGCGACCTCGTCACCGTGACCCTCGGCCGCGAGGACCGGTTCGGGCTGACGCAGGGCCGCGTCAAGGACCGCCTCGGCAGCGTCGGCTCGGAGAAGGCGGTCAGCCTGATCGCGCTCCATGCCCATGGCATCCCGCACGTTTTCCCCCGCGAGGTGCTGGCCGAGGCGGACTCCGCCCGCGAGGTGGGCCTGGAGGGCCGAGAGGACTGGCGCGATCGTCCCCTCGTCACCATCGACCCGCCGGACGCCAAGGATCACGACGACGCCGTGATGGCGGTCCCCGATCCCGATCCGGCCAATCCGGGCGGGTTCGTCGTCACGGTGGCGATCGCGGACGTCGCGGCCTATGTGAGGCCCGGCACCGCCCTCGACCGCGAGGCGCTGGTCCGCGGCAACTCGGTCTACTTCCCCGATCGGGTCGTGCCGATGCTGCCCGAGCGGATCTCGAACGATCTCTGCTCCTTGCGCCCCGGCCAGGACCGGCCGGCCCTCGCCGTCCGCATGACCGTGACGGCGGAGGGGCGGAAAGTTCGCCACAGCTTCCACCGCGTCATGATGCGATCAAGCGCCAAGCTCGCCTACGCGCAGGCGCAAGCGGCCATCGACGGCCGGCCCGACGAGATCACCAGTCCGATCCTGGAGCCGGTGCTCCGCCCGCTCTGGGCCGCCTACCGGGCGCTGGCCGCGGCCCGCGACGCGCGGGGTCCGCTCGCCCTCGACCTGCCCGAGCGCAAGGTGATCCTCAATCCGGAGGGCGGCGTCGACCGGGTGATCGTGCCGGAGCGCCTGGAGGCGCACCGGCTGATCGAGGAGTTCATGATCCAGGCCAACGTCGCGGCGGCCGAGACCCTGGAGGCGAAGGGCCAGCCGCTGATCTACCGCGTCCACGACGAGCCCTCGCTGGAGAAGATGCGGGCGCTCGGCGAGGTCATGGCCTCGATCGGCCTGAAGCTGCCGAAGGAGGCGAACCTCCGGCCCGCCCTGTTCAACCGCATCCTCGGCATGGTGGAGGGCAGCGAGCACAAGCTGTTCCTCAACGAGGTGGTGCTGCGCTCGCAGGCCCAGGCCGTCTACGCCGCCGACAATGCCGGCCATTTCGGCTTGGCCCTGCGCCGCTACGCCCACTTCACCTCGCCGATCCGGCGCTACGCCGACCTGATCGTGCACCGCGCCCTGATCCGGGCGCTGCGGCTCGGCTCGGACGGGCTGCCGCCGGACATGGAGAGCGGCGACCTCGCCGAGATCGGCCAGCAGATCTCGGCCGCCGAGCGCCGCGCCATGGCGGCGGAGCGCGAGACCATCGACCGGCTGATCGCCCACCACCTCGCCGACCGGGTCGGCGCGACCTTCTCCGGCCAGGTCTCGGGCGTGACCCGCTCGGGCCTGTTCATCAAGCTCGACGAGACCGGGGCCGACGGCTTCGTGCCCATCTCGACGCTGGGCGCCGACTATTTCCGCCATGAGGAGGGCCGCCACGCCCTCGTCGGCGAGCGCACCCGCCAGACCTTCCGCCTGGGCGACAAGGTCGAGGTGCAGCTGATGGAGGCGGCGCCGGTGGCCGGGGCCCTGCGCTTCGAGATCGCCGGCGGCGGCCGGGCCGGCGCGCCTGCTCCGGCCCGCGGCGGACCGCGTAAAGGTAGGCCCGCCCCGGCGAACCGGGACAGCCTGACCAAGCGCCGCGGGAGACGCGCATGA
- a CDS encoding DUF983 domain-containing protein yields MWRGFRNRCPHCGEGRLFHRFLKVRETCETCGTELHHHRADDLPPYLVIFVVGHLAGIGILETEMRLDVPLWFQMTFWPGLALIASLALLQPTKGAVVGLQYALGMHGFSAIRRAGAQAADGSSRHEMETRDGGRTDGRSSGS; encoded by the coding sequence ATGTGGCGCGGCTTCCGCAACCGCTGCCCGCATTGCGGCGAGGGACGGCTGTTCCACCGCTTCCTCAAGGTGCGGGAGACCTGCGAGACCTGCGGGACCGAGCTGCACCACCACCGCGCCGACGACCTGCCGCCCTATCTCGTCATCTTCGTCGTCGGCCACCTTGCCGGGATCGGGATCCTTGAGACCGAGATGCGCCTCGACGTGCCGCTCTGGTTCCAGATGACCTTCTGGCCCGGCCTGGCGCTCATCGCCTCGCTCGCGTTGCTCCAGCCGACCAAGGGGGCGGTGGTCGGGCTGCAATATGCCCTTGGCATGCACGGCTTTTCCGCGATACGCCGCGCCGGGGCTCAGGCAGCGGACGGCTCGAGCCGACATGAGATGGAGACGCGGGATGGCGGCAGGACCGACGGACGGAGCAGCGGCTCCTGA
- a CDS encoding NUDIX hydrolase → MAAGPTDGAAAPERKTRPLRIRNAATLIILDRSGDEPKVLMGRRHAGHKFMPGLFVFPGGRIELGDRAMPVAGTLNDRAEAALAEKVHPPLFHLGRVLALAAIRETYEETGLMVGSLDYGPPETAPPGAWSAFREAGVMPDLEMLQFVARAITPPSRPKRFDTRFFAVDREAVVAETPGIVGPDSELTELAWVDLAAARKLDLPRITGIVLDELEARLAAGFGPMLPVPFFRDVDGEHTREEL, encoded by the coding sequence ATGGCGGCAGGACCGACGGACGGAGCAGCGGCTCCTGAGCGGAAGACGCGGCCGCTGCGGATCCGCAACGCCGCGACGCTGATCATCCTCGACCGCTCCGGCGACGAGCCGAAGGTGCTGATGGGCCGGCGCCACGCCGGCCACAAGTTCATGCCCGGCCTGTTCGTCTTTCCGGGCGGACGGATCGAGCTCGGCGACCGCGCGATGCCGGTGGCCGGCACCCTCAACGACCGGGCCGAGGCCGCCCTGGCCGAAAAGGTCCACCCGCCTCTGTTCCATCTCGGCCGGGTGCTGGCGCTGGCGGCGATCCGCGAGACCTACGAGGAAACCGGCCTGATGGTCGGCTCCCTCGATTACGGCCCGCCCGAGACGGCGCCGCCCGGCGCCTGGTCCGCCTTCCGCGAGGCCGGCGTGATGCCCGACCTCGAAATGCTGCAGTTCGTCGCCCGGGCCATCACCCCGCCCTCCCGGCCCAAGCGCTTCGATACCCGCTTCTTCGCCGTCGACCGCGAGGCGGTGGTGGCCGAGACCCCCGGCATCGTCGGTCCCGATTCCGAGCTGACCGAGCTCGCCTGGGTCGACCTCGCGGCGGCGCGCAAGCTGGATTTGCCGCGCATCACGGGAATCGTGCTCGACGAGCTGGAGGCGCGGCTGGCGGCGGGGTTCGGCCCGATGCTGCCGGTGCCGTTCTTCCGCGACGTCGACGGCGAGCATACGCGGGAAGAACTGTAA